The nucleotide window CCAGTGCAGGGCGGTGGCGGTGAGCACGGCGTCGTACTCGTGGTGGGGGAGCGTGGATCGCCAGTCGGGGGTGCCGAGGTCGGCCGTGATGATGGTGGCCCGGTCGGCCAGCGAGGCGCCGGCGATGGCGAGCAGCGCCGGGTCGAGGTCGACAACTGTCGTCTCTGCGGCGGGGAAGCGCGCAAGCGTCCGCAGCGAGATGGTGCCGGTGCCGCCGGCCAGGTCGAGCACGCGCGGTGGCCGGCCGTCGAGGACCGCGTCGACGGCGTCGAGCATGGCGGTGAACCGGTGTTCCCGGTCCGGGAGGTAGGCCTCCTGCTGGCGGTCCCAGCTCTCCTGCCAGGCCCAGGGATCCACGATGTAAGGACTCATGGCGATGAGGCTAGTTACGGCGCGAGTCCGTTGTCCAGACCTTGTTGCACATCTTTTGCAATTGCGAGAAGATGGCAGGGCGATGATCAGAGTGACGCCGGGTCGGGCATCAGCCCGGCCCGGCGTCGTCCTCCTGGCGGGGTCAGACCGTGGCGTCCACCTGGCTCGCGTCGGCTCGGGCTGGCTCGTCGCGACGGGCCAGCCGCAGCGCGCCGAGGAGCACGCCCAGGCCGGCCAGGGTCAGCGCGGCGCCGGCCCAGATCGGCGAGGTGTAGCCGAGTCCGGCGGCGATGGTCACACCGCCGATCCAGGCGCCCAACGCGTTGCCGAGGTTGAACGCGGCGATGTTCGCCCCGGACGCGAGCGTCGGCGCCTGGTGGGCGTACCGCATGATCCGCATTTGCAGCGGCGGCACGGTGGCGAAGCCGAACCCACCCATCAGCACCAGCGCGACGATGGTCAGCACCGGGTTCGTGGCGGTCAACGCGAAACCGACGAGCACCACGGTGAGCACCGCCAGGACGGTGACCAGGGTGCGCGACAGTGACCTGTCGGCCGCCCGACCGCCGAGCAGGTTGCCCGCGAACAGCCCCACTCCGAAGAGGACGAGCAGCCACGGCACGGTGCTGGTGGCGAAGCCGCTGACCTCGGTGAGCGTGTAGGCGATGTAGGTGAACGCGCCGAACATCCCACCGAAACCCAGGACGGTGATCACCAGGGAGAGCCAGACCTGGGCGTGGGTGAAGGCCCGCAACTCGCCGCGCAGCCCACCGGCTGGGCGGTCGGCGTTGGCGGTGTCGCCCGCCGGGACGAGCAGGGCCAGCCCGATCAGGGCGACCACCCCGATGGCGGTGATCGCCCAGAACGTCGACCGCCAGCCGAAGTGCTGCCCGAGGAAGGTGCCGAACGGCACGCCGAGCACGTTCGCGATGGTCAGGCCGGCGAACATCATGGCGATGGCGCCCGCCCGGCGGGCCGGTGCGACCAGGCCGGCGGCGACGACGGCGCCGATGCCGAAGAACGCGCCGTGGCAGAGCGCGGCGACGATCCGGCCGGCCATCATTACGGCATAGTCGCCGGCGACGGCGGAGAGCAGGTTGCCGATGATGAAGAGCACCATCAGGCCGAGCAGCACCGGTTTGCGCGGCAGTCGGGTGACCGCGGCGGTGAGGACGACCCCGCCGACGGCCACGCTGAGCGCGTAGCCGGAGATCAACCAGCCGGCCACCGGTTCGGTGACCGCGAAGTCGGCGGCCACCTCGGGCAACAGCCCCATGATCACGAACTCGGTGAGCCCGATGCCGAAGGCGCCGATGGCCAGCGCGATCAGGCCGGGCGGCAGGGACTTTTGGCGTACGGACATGGTCTTCCCATCGGGAGGGGGCAGATATGCGGCGCGTGCAACTACACGCGCCAGCAACGAAATACTTGCACGCGCTTTATATCGGCGCAAGCGTGGTAGCCTGGGACCCGTCCAGATCACACCGAGGAGGCCGGCATGGGCATCGCCGACGACGCGGTCGAGATCCGCGCGCAGGGCTGGCGCACCCTCGCCGCCCTGCACGGGCTGATCGAGACCTCCCTGGAACGGGCCCTGCAG belongs to Micromonospora ureilytica and includes:
- a CDS encoding MFS transporter; its protein translation is MSVRQKSLPPGLIALAIGAFGIGLTEFVIMGLLPEVAADFAVTEPVAGWLISGYALSVAVGGVVLTAAVTRLPRKPVLLGLMVLFIIGNLLSAVAGDYAVMMAGRIVAALCHGAFFGIGAVVAAGLVAPARRAGAIAMMFAGLTIANVLGVPFGTFLGQHFGWRSTFWAITAIGVVALIGLALLVPAGDTANADRPAGGLRGELRAFTHAQVWLSLVITVLGFGGMFGAFTYIAYTLTEVSGFATSTVPWLLVLFGVGLFAGNLLGGRAADRSLSRTLVTVLAVLTVVLVGFALTATNPVLTIVALVLMGGFGFATVPPLQMRIMRYAHQAPTLASGANIAAFNLGNALGAWIGGVTIAAGLGYTSPIWAGAALTLAGLGVLLGALRLARRDEPARADASQVDATV